From a single Mangifera indica cultivar Alphonso chromosome 19, CATAS_Mindica_2.1, whole genome shotgun sequence genomic region:
- the LOC123203027 gene encoding serine/threonine-protein kinase-like protein CCR4 — MAALFNSILKLLLFLSFLPFISSLSTISISETSNHTLICALVLSPNGNSPFLNCSSSLIVGNANVSISGVVAGDGFVCTLRNFLASSSSAIHCWRFSSNATVMEYKRIYRGPALHQLEAGNSHICSLVNRTNRLECWQWPQFNSSSFLQTFSSIAVGQDFICGLSESGRITCNYGTSVNFPVIDGNYSVIDAGFSHACAISLNHSLLCWGDGVGETPIDDFKALALGENRTCALRSTNETVVCWGQDNFTLPTALQETPFVSIEAKRRVFCGVLKFNYSLYCWGEETDNFRMVFERVLPGPCRSSCPYGILDGSGTVCGQIGSICESLLPPLLQQPFSPPTPEPSPQSQDESSGTSGSGWSGKMVALLVFGCVGSLSLLVSLFFIYRQCDGRGCRVHNSGRLDENGAPAEQGLSQHQNPPGQPGGQPVLEKRLSELASIGNAGHLEEFSLQVLLEATDNFSENHKIGTGSFGSVYYGILDNGRQVAIKRAEVLNSSTRVGGTRRQEDKDHAFLNELESLSRLHHKNLVRLLGFCEDCNELALVYEYMINGTLHEHLHKLEDSPLSSWTARIKVALDAARGIEYLHEYAIPQIIHRDIKSSNILLDDTWTAKVSDFGLSMMGPGDDESHLSIHAAGTVGYMDPEYYRLQKLTKKSDVYSFGVVLLELLTGHRAIHENENGVPRHVVDYAVPYIAQDEIHRVLDRKVPPPTPYEIEAVAYVGYLAVDCVTQGGRDRPSMTDIVNSLDRALTACMAPPLFSRSTTDTST; from the coding sequence ATGGCTGCTCTCTTTAACTCTATTCTAAAACTCttactctttctctcttttcttccctTCATTTCTTCGCTTTCTACTATTTCAATATCTGAAACTTCTAACCACACTTTGATATGTGCATTGGTTCTTTCCCCCAATGGAAACTCGCCTTTTCTCAACTGTTCTAGTTCACTAATCGTTGGTAATGCTAACGTTTCCATTTCAGGGGTTGTCGCTGGAGATGGGTTCGTGTGTACTCTCAGAAACTTTTTAGCTTCGTCTTCTTCTGCTATTCATTGCTGGAGATTTTCTTCAAATGCTACGGTTATGGAGTATAAGAGAATTTATCGAGGTCCGGCTCTTCACCAACTTGAAGCTGGCAACTCTCATATTTGCAGCCTTGTCAACCGCACTAATCGCCTCGAATGCTGGCAATGGCCTCAGTTTAATTCAAGTTCTTTTCTTCAGACGTTTTCGAGTATCGCCGTTGGCCAAGATTTCATTTGCGGGTTATCGGAAAGCGGAAGGATTACTTGCAATTATGGAACTAGTGTGAATTTTCCCGTTATAGATGGGAATTACAGTGTGATTGATGCGGGGTTTAGCCATGCTTGTGCTATAAGTTTGAATCATAGTTTACTGTGTTGGGGAGATGGGGTGGGCGAAACGCCGATAGATGATTTCAAGGCTTTAGCCTTGGGAGAAAATCGAACCTGTGCTTTGCGGTCTACTAATGAAACAGTTGTTTGTTGGGGACAGGATAATTTTACTCTGCCAACAGCCTTACAAGAGACCCCTTTTGTTTCAATTGAAGCCAAACGAAGAGTTTTCTGTggggttttaaaatttaattactctCTTTACTGTTGGGGTGAAGAAACTGATAATTTTAGAATGGTTTTTGAGAGGGTTTTGCCAGGACCGTGTAGAAGTTCTTGTCCATATGGCATTTTGGATGGGTCTGGAACTGTTTGTGGACAAATTGGATCTATCTGCGAATCACTGCTACCGCCGCTGCTGCAACAACCATTTAGTCCTCCTACACCGGAGCCTTCACCACAATCGCAAGACGAATCCTCGGGTACCAGTGGCTCAGGCTGGAGTGGGAAAATGGTGGCTCTCTTGGTCTTTGGTTGTGTAGGATCATTGTCTTTACTTGTGTCTCTTTTCTTCATCTATAGACAATGCGACGGTAGAGGCTGCCGTGTCCACAATTCAGGACGCCTTGATGAGAATGGTGCACCAGCTGAACAAGGTTTGAGCCAACACCAAAACCCACCAGGTCAGCCCGGAGGGCAACCGGTTTTAGAGAAGCGGCTTAGTGAATTGGCCAGCATCGGAAATGCAGGTCACTTGGAGGAGTTTTCATTACAAGTTCTACTCGAAGCTACAGATAATTTCTCCGAGAATCACAAGATTGGGACAGGAAGTTTTGGTTCAGTTTACTACGGTATCTTAGATAATGGGCGGCAGGTTGCCATCAAGCGCGCTGAAGTGTTGAACTCTTCAACTAGAGTCGGCGGCACCAGGCGCCAGGAGGACAAAGATCATGCCTTCCTCAATGAGCTTGAATCATTGTCGCGCCTTCATCACAAAAATCTTGTGAGGCTGTTAGGCTTCTGTGAAGATTGCAATGAGCTTGCGTTGGTTTATGAGTACATGATTAATGGGACACTCCATGAACATCTTCACAAGCTGGAAGACTCACCGCTAAGTTCATGGACTGCAAGGATTAAGGTTGCATTGGACGCAGCAAGAGGGATCGAGTACCTGCATGAGTATGCTATACCCCAAATCATACATCGGGATATCAAGTCATCAAACATATTGCTGGATGATACATGGACTGCCAAAGTATCGGATTTTGGATTGTCCATGATGGGTCCTGGGGATGATGAGTCCCACCTTTCAATTCATGCGGCTGGAACAGTTGGATACATGGATCCAGAGTACTACAGGCTCCAGAAATTGACAAAGAAGagtgatgtttatagttttggagtCGTTTTACTCGAATTGTTAACGGGGCATAGAGCTATTCACGAAAATGAAAATGGAGTTCCAAGACATGTGGTTGACTATGCGGTCCCTTACATAGCCCAGGATGAAATTCACAGAGTTTTGGATCGAAAAGTGCCACCACCAACCCCATATGAAATAGAGGCAGTTGCATATGTTGGGTATTTGGCTGTTGATTGTGTCACACAGGGAGGAAGAGATAGGCCTTCCATGACTGACATTGTAAATAGTTTAGATAGGGCATTAACTGCTTGCATGGCACCTCCTCTATTCTCTAGATCCACAACTGACACTTCTACGTAA
- the LOC123203520 gene encoding receptor protein-tyrosine kinase CEPR2-like has product MPGALAQSLQVLTVLCFIACIFPPSVSLSVETQALLQFKSQLKDPLGVLESWKDSADSPCQFMGITCDLVTGKVTEISLDNKSLSGEISPSISVLDNLTKLLLPSNSISGKLPSEIGNCSNLKVLNLTGNYMVGVIPDLSMVKNLEILDLSINGFKGRFPSWVANLTRLVSLGLGSNNYDEGEIPASIGNLNNLNWLFLADCNLKGEIPESVFELKELDTLDLSTNRISGILSRSISNLQKLTKIELFGNNLTGEIPPELAELTLLREIDISNNGMSGELPEGIGNLKNLTVFQCYKNKFSGKLPSGFGDMQHLIGFSIYGNSFYGEFPKNFGRYSPLLNIDISDNQFSGSFPKFLCEAGKLTALLALNNNFSGEVSASYGECKTLQRLRINRNRLSGMVPDGIWALPKAGMIDLGDNDFIGGISPNISFSTSLHQLVLQNNRFSGELPSGLGMLSNLDKLILHKNNFSGEIPSEIGALKQLSFLHLEDNSLTGSIPMELGYCTKLVDLNLARNLLSGNIPLTFSQMSSLNALNLSENKLTGLIPDSLRKLKLSSIDLSRNQLSGSVPSYLLRMGGDKAFIGNKGLCLDQSTKLLMNSGLDVCPGKHSQTKFKNTWVLFCVIAASLVALAGILLVSYKKFKHKADMQNVLDEEKAVDQKWRLASFHQMDIDADEICNLDEDNLIGIGGTGKVYRLDLKKNVGTVAVKQLWKSDGVKVLAAELGILGKIRHRNILKLYAYLHKGGSNFLVFEYMANGNLSEALHRKVKGGQPELDWCQRYKIALGTAKGIAYLHHDCSPPIIHRDIKSSNILLDEDHEPKIADFGVAKISDKSCKSSEYSCFAGTHGYIAPEMAYTYKVTEKSDVYGFGVVLLELVTGRRPIEDEYGDGKDIVYWVSTHLNNRENVLKVLDKEVVSESMQEDMIRVLKIGVACTSKLPSLRPSMREAVKMLVDADPCIYRSSDSGSDKSGKITL; this is encoded by the exons ATGCCCGGAGCCTTAGCACAATCCTTGCAAGTCTTGACAGTGTTGTGTTTCATTGCTTGTATTTTCCCGCCGTCCGTGTCATTGAGTGTTGAAACTCAAGCACTTCTTCAGTTCAAAAGCCAGCTAAAAGATCCCTTAGGGGTTCTGGAATCATGGAAAGATTCTGCTGATTCTCCATGCCAATTCATGGGAATTACTTGTGATTTGGTTACTGGGAAAGTCACAGAAATTTCACTTGATAACAAGTCTTTATCTGGTGAGATTTCACCTTCCATTTCAGTACTTGATAATCTAACCAAACTTTTGTTGCCTTCAAATTCCATTTCTGGGAAGCTTCCTTCGGAAATAGGCAATTGTAGCAATCTTAAGGTGTTGAATCTGACGGGAAATTATATGGTTGGAGTCATCCCAGATCTTTCCATGGTGAAAAACTTAGAGATTTTGGATTTGTCGATTAACGGCTTTAAAGGAAGATTCCCTAGTTGGGTGGCTAATTTAACAAGACTGGTTTCACTTGGTTTAGGCTCAAATAATTATGATGAAGGTGAAATTCCTGCTAGTATTGGGAACTTAAACAACTTGAATTGGCTCTTTTTGGCTGACTGCAATTTAAAGGGTGAAATTCCGGAATCTGTTTTTGAACTGAAGGAGTTGGATACACTGGATTTGTCTACAAACAGAATTTCTGGGATTCTCTCTAGATCAATTTCCAATTTGCAGAAACTTACTAAGATTGAGCTGTTTGGTAACAATTTGACTGGGGAAATTCCACCAGAGCTTGCAGAGCTCACTCTTTTGCGGGAAATTGATATATCTAATAACGGGATGTCTGGTGAATTGCCTGAGGGGATTGGGAATCTGAAGAACCTGACAGTTTTTCAATGCTATAAGAACAAATTTTCCGGAAAATTGCCTTCGGGATTTGGGGATATGCAGCATCTTATTGGTTTCTCAATTTATGGAAACAGTTTTTATGGGGAATTCCCTAAAAATTTTGGTCGATATTCACCATTGCTGAATATCGACATATCTGATAATCAATTTTCAGGTAGCTTTCCCAAGTTTTTATGTGAAGCAGGGAAGTTAACAGCCTTGCTTGCCctgaacaataatttttctgGAGAGGTGTCAGCTTCCTATGGTGAGTGCAAAACTCTTCAGAGGTTGCGAATTAATCGGAATCGGTTGTCTGGGATGGTTCCTGACGGTATTTGGGCACTGCCAAAAGCGGGAATGATTGATTTGGGTGACAATGATTTTATTGGAGGGATATCCccaaatattagtttttctaCCAGCTTGCATCAATTGGTTTTGCAAAACAATAGGTTCTCGGGTGAGCTTCCTTCAGGTCTTGGAATGTTATCAAACTTAGACAAACTCATCTTGCATAAAAACAATTTCTCTGGTGAAATACCTTCTGAAATTGGTGCTTTAAAGCAGTTATCTTTCTTGCATTTGGAAGATAATTCATTAACAGGATCAATACCAATGGAATTGGGTTACTGTACTAAACTGGTGGACTTGAATCTTGCTCGGAATCTATTGAGTGGTAATATTCCTCTTACATTTTCGCAAAtgagctctttgaatgccctgaATCTTTCTGAAAACAAACTCACTGGTTTGATTCCAGATTCTTTAAGGAAATTGAAGCTAAGTTCTATTGATTTGTCCAGGAATCAGTTGTCAGGAAGTGTTCCTTCTTATCTTTTAAGGATGGGCGGAGACAAAGCCTTCATTGGTAATAAAGGACTCTGCCTTGACCAAAGCACTAAATTGCTTATGAATTCTGGTCTGGATGTTTGCCCCGGGAAGCATAGTcagacaaaatttaaaaatacatggGTTCTCTTCTGCGTGATAGCAGCTTCTTTGGTTGCTCTTGCTGGAATACTGCTTGTGAGTTATAAAAAGTTCAAGCACAAAGCTGATATGCAGAATGTTTTGGATGAGGAGAAAGCAGTTGATCAAAAATGGAGACTTGCCTCTTTCCACCAGATGGATATTGATGCTGATGAAATATGTAATCTGGATGAAGACAATCTAATTGGAATTGGAGGTACAGGGAAAGTTTATCGCCtggatttgaagaaaaatgttgGTACAGTTGCTGTAAAACAACTATGGAAAAGTGATGGTGTGAAGGTTTTGGCAGCAGAATTGGGGATCTTGGGCAAAATCCGACACAGAAATATACTGAAGCTTTATGCTTATCTACATAAAGGAGGATCAAATTTTCTGGTGTTCGAGTACATGGCAAATGGTAATCTGTCTGAAGCCCTTCATAGAAAGGTAAAAGGTGGACAACCTGAGCTGGATTGGTGTCAGAGGTACAAAATTGCTCTAGGTACTGCAAAGGGAATTGCGTATTTGCATCATGATTGCTCACCTCCAATCATTCATAGAGATATAAAATCAAGCAACATTTTACTTGATGAAGATCATGAACCAAAAATTGCAGATTTTGGGGTTGCAAAGATTTCAGACAAGTCTTGTAAGAGTTCTGAATATAGCTGCTTTGCTGGAACACATGGTTACATTGCGCCTG AGATGGCATATACTTATAAAGTAACCGAAAAGAGTGATGTATATGGTTTTGGTGTggtgctgctagaacttgttACTGGAAGAAGACCAATTGAGGACGAGTATGGAGATGGAAAAGATATAGTTTACTGGGTATCGACTCATCTCAATAACCGTGAAAACGTCCTCAAGGTCCTCGACAAAGAAGTTGTGTCTGAATCTATGCAAGAAGACATGATTAGGGTCTTGAAGATTGGTGTTGCATGCACTAGCAAGCTTCCAAGTCTTCGGCCGTCCATGAGAGAAGCTGTCAAGATGCTTGTTGATGCTGATCCTTGCATTTACAGGTCTTCAGACTCTGGTTCGGATAAATCTGGGAAGATTACTCTGTAG